A region from the Cryptosporangium arvum DSM 44712 genome encodes:
- the galE gene encoding UDP-glucose 4-epimerase GalE produces MTVLVTGGAGFIGSHTCVELLEHGHEVIVVDDFSNSAPAALTRVEEAAGRPVGALYEGDLRDESLLEWVFRHHEIDAVIHFAAKKAVGESVDIPLEYYDINVSATTALLRTMLTHGVGRLVFSSSCSIYGQTETVPLGEAEPAAPTNPYARSKWFCENIIADACRRYPQLDAVALRYFNPVGAHSSGLLGEDPTGVPNNVMPYMMQVAIGRRPELQVFGADYATEDGTCVRDYIHVMDVADGHRVALEKLGAGFEVFNLGTGVGTSVLGLVRAFEDACGVSIPHRIVERRSGDVPRLIADPSKVAGAWGWRTTRDLHAMVRDAWEFQRLNPYGYETLALESA; encoded by the coding sequence GCCGGTTTCATCGGCAGCCACACCTGCGTGGAGCTGCTCGAACACGGCCACGAAGTCATCGTCGTCGACGACTTCTCGAACAGCGCACCCGCCGCGCTGACCCGCGTCGAGGAGGCCGCCGGCCGCCCGGTCGGCGCGCTCTACGAGGGCGACCTGCGCGACGAGTCGCTGCTCGAGTGGGTGTTCCGACACCACGAGATCGACGCGGTGATCCACTTCGCCGCCAAGAAGGCGGTCGGCGAATCCGTCGACATCCCGCTGGAGTACTACGACATCAACGTCAGCGCGACGACGGCGCTGCTGCGCACGATGCTGACGCACGGCGTCGGCCGGCTGGTGTTCTCGTCGAGCTGTTCGATCTACGGGCAGACCGAGACCGTTCCGCTCGGCGAAGCCGAGCCGGCCGCGCCGACCAACCCGTACGCGCGCTCGAAGTGGTTCTGCGAGAACATCATCGCCGACGCCTGCCGCCGGTACCCGCAGCTCGACGCGGTCGCGCTGCGCTACTTCAACCCGGTGGGCGCGCACTCGTCCGGCCTGCTCGGCGAGGACCCGACCGGCGTACCCAACAACGTGATGCCGTACATGATGCAGGTCGCGATCGGACGCCGCCCCGAGCTGCAGGTCTTCGGCGCCGACTACGCGACCGAGGACGGCACGTGCGTCCGCGACTACATCCACGTGATGGACGTCGCCGACGGCCACCGGGTCGCCCTGGAGAAGCTCGGCGCCGGCTTCGAGGTCTTCAACCTCGGCACCGGCGTCGGCACCTCGGTGCTCGGGCTGGTGCGGGCGTTCGAGGACGCCTGCGGCGTGTCGATCCCTCATCGGATCGTCGAGCGGCGGTCGGGGGACGTGCCCCGACTGATCGCCGACCCGTCGAAGGTGGCCGGCGCGTGGGGCTGGCGCACGACCCGTGACCTGCACGCGATGGTGCGTGACGCCTGGGAGTTCCAACGGCTGAACCCGTACGGCTACGAGACCCTCGCGCTGGAGAGTGCCTGA